CCTTCTTCAGCGCCAAGGTGCGGTTGGCGATGGCGATCTGCTCTTCGGCCTGCAGGCGCTCCTCCTCCGCGGCCTGCCGCGCGCGGGCCTCGGCGATGGCCGCCTCCTTCTCGACCCGGGCGGCCTCCGGGCGGCCCAGGTCCTTCAGGTACTCCCCCTCCGCTCGGATGTCCTGCAACTGGAAGGTATCGAGGGCCAGCCCCTGGTTCGTGAGCGAGGTCTCGGCCTCCTCGGCGACGGCCGAGGCGAAGGCCGCACGGTCGCGGATGATCGTCTCCACGGTCAGTCGACCCACGATGGCGCGGAGCGATCCGGCGAGCACCTCCTGGGTGAACACCTCGATGCCGTCCTGCTGGTTCAAGAAGCGCTGGGCTGCGGCACGGATGGCGTCTTCGGTGCCACCCACCTTCACGATGGCCACCCCCTCCAGATCGACCTTGATGCCCTGGGCGCTGATGCCACCGTTGATGCCGACCGGGATACGACGGCTGGACAGGTCGAGGGCGTGCAGCTTCTGCACCACCGGGAGGACGAAGGTGCTGGCACCGATGATGACCCGTTGGCCGGACAGGTCGTGCGTCGACTCCCCGGTCTCGGGATTGATCACCGGTCCACGGTTGCCCTTCCGTCCGGTGATGATGAACGCCTGGTTGGGCCCGGCCACGCGGTAGCGGCTGGACACGGCGGCCACCAAGAGGACGAGGAGGACGACGAGGGCGCCGCCACCGGCGAGGAGGGTGTTCACAGTTGACTCCTGACGAGGTTGAGAGAGGGGGTCTGGGACGGGTTACAGGTCGGCCGGCGTCACGATGACCCGGGTCTCGGAGAGCGCCTGCACCACGACCACCTGAGTTCCGGCCGCGATGACCTCGTCGGTGTCGTCGGAGGCCTGAGCAGCCACCTTCCAGGGTTGGCCGTGGCGGCGCATCACGACCTCGCCCATGCCGCCGACGCTGATCGGCGTCACGACCTTGCCGATGGCCCCGACGAAGTCGCTGCGGGTCGGCGTGGCATCGGTGGGCGTCGAGATGAAGAACCGGACCAGCGCCACCGTGACGGCACCCATCCCGACCCCGGCGCCCACGGCGACCGGCACGGTGACAGCGCTGGCGATGCCCGTGGATGTCATCAGGTAGCCGATGATCCCGGCGGAGGTCAGGAATCCGGCGATGGCCTCGCCGGGAATGCCGGCGTCGGTGCCCGGCAGGTCGAGCTCGAACGTATCGGCCACGAACGTCAAGATCAGCAGGGCAAGGCCGATGGCCCCCACCCCGACCCACACGGTTTCCATCACCACAGTTGTACTACGCCGTCGTCGGTGGTGACCACGCCATGGACGGTGACCTGGGGATTCGGTAGACCACTCAGAGCTCGGATCCGAACAGCTCACAGCCAGGATTCTCGCACTGGAAAGACCCATCGGGCCCCGGCTCCTCCGTCGGCAGCGCCGTGACACCGCAGGCGGGGCAGATCGGGGCGCGTTGCTCGCGTCGGCTGCGATCACTGTCCACGGCTCGGACTGTACCCCCCACCGATGGACCGCCGTGTGTGGGCGTCACCGAACCGCCGACGCCCGGACCCCTGAGCTCCGACGGCGCAGCTTCAGGGTCATCTGGGGGTCGTCCCCCATACGAGGGCCGACGCCCCTGGCGACAGTGCAACCCATGCACACAGCCTTCCGCTCAACCGCCTCGACCGCCCCTGGACCATCCACCCGACCGACCCCCCTGCGCACGCGGCTGCTGTGGCTGGACGCCGTCCGCGCCGGCGCGCTCCTGGTCGTGGTCGTGGGCCACATCCTCATGGCCATCGTGACGGTGACGCCGGCCGGTCAGACGTCGTTGACCAACGTGCTCGACGTCGCCGCCTGGTCGCACTGGCTGACCTGGCCGCTGCAGGTCATGCCGGTCTTCTTCGCCGTCGGTGCAGTGGTCACGACGGCCAAGATCACCTCGGCAGATCCCTCGCCGGCCGACAACTGGTCAGCCTGGGCCGGGTGGATGGGTCGGCGCGCCCGCGTGCTCATCGTCCCCGCCACACCGCTGGTGGTCCTGTGGTTGCTGCTGTCGCCGGTGCTGGCAGGCACGTTCGGCGCTGCAGTGGTCTCGGCTGCTGCTGCCGCCGCCCTGGTGCCGCTGTGGTTCCTGGCCGTCTACGTCCTCGTGCAGGCGCTGGTCCCGCTCTGGCTCCGGCTTCTTCGGACCTGGCAGCCCCTCACCCTCGGCGTCGGCCTGGTGGTGCTCGTCGCCGTCGTCGACGCCCTCCACCTCACGGGCACACCTGGCGTCGGCTACGTGAACTTCATGCTCGTGTGGTCGCTGCCGACGCTCGTGGGCGTACTGGTCCACCAGCGTCGGATCTCGACGCGAGGGCTGGCCGGGCTCGCCGTGATCGCCCTCGCGGCTGCCGCTGTCCTGGTCGCGGTCGCCGGCTACGAGTTGCCGGTCGTCGGGGTCACGGACTCCGACCGCTCCAACAACAGCCCACCCTCACTGCTGCTCGCTTGCCACGCACTCGCCTACGCCTCAGCCGTCCTGGCCGGTGGTCCCCGCCTGGAGCGGCTGCTGCGCCGCGGCCATCGTCGGCGTCGGGTGCTGCATCTGGCCTCCACCTGGTCGATGCCGGTCTACCTATGGCACATGACCGGACTCGTGGTCCTGGTGGCGGTCGGCATCGCCGCCGAGGTGCCGTTGCTGGACGGGATCTTGGCGCTGGACCCGCTGTCACCGGCCTGGTGGCTGGCCCGACCCGTCTGGCTGGCGCTGTGCCTGGCTCCGACCGTGCTGCTGATCGGCCTGGTCCGAGGGCCCACCATGGCGTTAGCCGGCTGGTCCGCAGGTCGCCCGGTTGCAGGCCCACCGGGTGTGGTCGTCGGGCTCATCGGATGCTCGGTCGGCATCGGCACGATCGTGGAGAACGGCATCGCACCGACGCCGTGGGCGGCCGTGGGGCTGCTGGCGCTCGGGATTGCGGCACTGCATCCCGTGATTCAGAAGGACCGACGTGGGATAGGGCCCTCGACATGATCATCCTCGGCGTCATCCTCATCGTCCTCGGAGCCGTTCTCGACATCGGCATCCTCTACACGATCGGCGCGATCCTGGCCGTCATCGGCGTGATCCTGGCGATCCTGTCCGCCACCGGTCGCGCCTTCGGCGGTCGGAAGTTCTACTGACGTCGTGATCTGCGATCAGCCGGACGTGGACGAGCGACGCTTCTTCGCCAGCTGCTCCGGCGTCGGCAGGTGGACGTTGTCGGCCAGGCCGATCTGCTCCAAGGTGCGGATGACCCGCCACGAGAGGTCGATCTGACCCGGCAGCAACCCGTGCCGCGCCGAGGTCGGGAAGGCGTGGTGGTTGTTGTGCCACGACTCGCCGAACGACACCACGGACAGGGGCCAGTTGTTCACCGACTCGTCCCGGGTCTCGAAGGGCTGGTCGCCGAAGAAGTGGCAGATCGAGTTGATCGACCAGGTGATGTGGTGCAGCACGAAGATCCGGACCAGGCTGCCCCAGATGAAGGCGCTGAGCGCACCGGCAACGCTCATCGTCACCAGCCCGCCGATGATCGGCGGCGCCACGATCGACCCGACGATGATCCACGGCGCGGCTCGCTCGACCCGGACGAGCGCCGGGTCACGCAGGAGGTCAGGTGCCCAGTGCGTCGGCTCGATCCCGTCGGGGATGAAGAACCAGCCGGCGTGGGCGTGCCATAGTCCCCGGAGCGTCCCGCGGATGCCCGTCTCCTCGACGAGATGGGGTGAGTGCGGGTCACCGTACGTGTCGGCGTAAGCATGGTGCCGGCGATGGGTTGCAACCCAGTGGATGACCGATCCCTCGACGGCCATCGTCCCGGCCACGGCCCACAGCACCCGGAGCGGCCGACCGACCTCGAAGCTGCGGTGGGTGAACAGCCGGTGGAACCCGACGGTGATCCCGAGGCCCGTGAGGACCCAGAAACCGAGGAACAGACCGAAGTCAAGCGGACTGATCCCCCGTCCCCAGAGCATCACCATGGCGGCCGCAACACCCAGCAGCGGCACCACCGTCAGGATCAGTGCCATGCGTCGTTGCAGGCGGAGCTCTGCGACGGTGACAGGGCGGGCACCCTTGACCGCGGGAGGGCCCTCCGCCACCAGCGCCTCCTGCATGATCGCCTCGGCCTCGTTGGTACTGACTGACATGGCTGGTTCTCCACGTTCGGTGCGCTTGGCGGCCCACACC
The sequence above is a segment of the Euzebya tangerina genome. Coding sequences within it:
- a CDS encoding acyltransferase family protein → MHTAFRSTASTAPGPSTRPTPLRTRLLWLDAVRAGALLVVVVGHILMAIVTVTPAGQTSLTNVLDVAAWSHWLTWPLQVMPVFFAVGAVVTTAKITSADPSPADNWSAWAGWMGRRARVLIVPATPLVVLWLLLSPVLAGTFGAAVVSAAAAAALVPLWFLAVYVLVQALVPLWLRLLRTWQPLTLGVGLVVLVAVVDALHLTGTPGVGYVNFMLVWSLPTLVGVLVHQRRISTRGLAGLAVIALAAAAVLVAVAGYELPVVGVTDSDRSNNSPPSLLLACHALAYASAVLAGGPRLERLLRRGHRRRRVLHLASTWSMPVYLWHMTGLVVLVAVGIAAEVPLLDGILALDPLSPAWWLARPVWLALCLAPTVLLIGLVRGPTMALAGWSAGRPVAGPPGVVVGLIGCSVGIGTIVENGIAPTPWAAVGLLALGIAALHPVIQKDRRGIGPST
- a CDS encoding NfeD family protein; this encodes METVWVGVGAIGLALLILTFVADTFELDLPGTDAGIPGEAIAGFLTSAGIIGYLMTSTGIASAVTVPVAVGAGVGMGAVTVALVRFFISTPTDATPTRSDFVGAIGKVVTPISVGGMGEVVMRRHGQPWKVAAQASDDTDEVIAAGTQVVVVQALSETRVIVTPADL
- a CDS encoding acyl-CoA desaturase, with product MSVSTNEAEAIMQEALVAEGPPAVKGARPVTVAELRLQRRMALILTVVPLLGVAAAMVMLWGRGISPLDFGLFLGFWVLTGLGITVGFHRLFTHRSFEVGRPLRVLWAVAGTMAVEGSVIHWVATHRRHHAYADTYGDPHSPHLVEETGIRGTLRGLWHAHAGWFFIPDGIEPTHWAPDLLRDPALVRVERAAPWIIVGSIVAPPIIGGLVTMSVAGALSAFIWGSLVRIFVLHHITWSINSICHFFGDQPFETRDESVNNWPLSVVSFGESWHNNHHAFPTSARHGLLPGQIDLSWRVIRTLEQIGLADNVHLPTPEQLAKKRRSSTSG